The following is a genomic window from Chitinophaga caseinilytica.
TGTATTTTTATCGTGGTGATGATCGATGGTATAATCTCCGACGGCGATGCCCGTCCGGTAGAGCGGGAGCGCCTGGTCGTAGGGTTTGGCAACGTGATTCGCGGTAAAGAGGGCTTTGCCTTTCACCCGGCGGGATTCGCGGTGGTAGGGGATCATGGGGAGTTTGTCGGCCGTCGGGAATTCATCGTCGGCGATGCCGAGGTGTTTCATGCCCAGTTCCGTTTGCAGGTAATAGACGAACCGCAGGGTATGGAGTTTCGCGGCTTTGAGGGCTTCCGTCCTTTCCGCCGGCGTTTTTTCTATGATATTGAGGTAATAATCGTTGCCGTGTTTGGGCCAGTTGATCATATATTTTCCGTTGGGCAGGCGGCCGTATTGCATCATCATGTCGCAATTGTTCTTCGGCGCGTCGTACGAAGCGGGGTCCGCGATGCCGCAGCAAAGGCGGAAGGGCGCGGGGTCGTAGCCGGCGGGCTTGGGGATGGTTTTGTCGGCGCCTTTCCCGTAATCTTTCAGCACCACTACATAGGTGAGATCCTGGATGATGTTGTTGGCGGCCGGCGGCGCGAGGGCTTCGCCGGTGATATCGCGGTTATCCATCCCGATGCTGTACTTCGCTCCTGCCGCGGCCATGACATCGCCGAGCTCGGTGGCGTCTATGACGATGCGGGCCGAAATCTCGCGGGATTTTTTCCCCTGCCGAACGGTGACGGTCCACCTGCCGTTGGCGCGCCGGATGGCGGTGAAGCTCGTCTGGAACTCGATCCGGAGGTTTTTCTCCGCTGCGGCCAGCTGGCGGAGCAGGGTGTTCCCGACGTGGGGCTCGAAGAGGGTGTTGCTCACCCATCCCGTGGCCACTTTGTCTGGCCCGCCGTAATGATCGTAGAGTTTTTTGCGGAATTCGCCCCAAAGCCCGGATGGCATGCGGTGGTTGCCGTCTATCGCCGCTACGCCTGCGCTGGTGAGCATGCCGCCGAGCCAGGTGGTTTCTTCAACGATGAGGGTTTGGACGCCCATGCGCGCGGCCTGGATGCCGGCCATGGTGCCGCTGGCGCCGCCGCCTACGATGAGGAGGTCGGTCTGCTGCTGCGCCTGGAGGAATAAGGGAAAAAGCAGGGCCCAGCCGGAAAGGCGGGCTATTTTGCGGAATCTGTTCATCATGCCGTGGATAAGGCGCCTAAATAACAATATTTTTTACCTTCCTGCAACATCTTATTAATTTTTTTCAAAACAATCTTCAATTACCCTTCTCCATTTTTATTTTTTTAAAAACAATAGCTTTGTATCTTGACAGGATATTGAGGTTAAACTGAGGACCACTCCCAAATCGCATATATGGGTCAACCGACATTTTTTGAAGAACTGAACGATGAGAACATCGGCGGGGTAGCATACAAGAATCTAAATCTGAAAAAGAAAATCCTGGCATATTTCACCCAGCACAACGATGCCACGATCGCCGACCTGGCGCGGGAACTGAACGCTTCCACGCCCAAGGTGACCCATTTGCTGAACGATCTGCTGCAGGAAGGGCTGGTGAACGATTACGGAAAGATCGACAGCACCGGCGGCCGCAAACCCAACATTTACGGCATAGCGCCCGACGCGGGATTTTTCGTGGGGGTGGAAGTGAAGAAATTCCATATCAACATCGGCCTGCTCGATTTCAAGCGCAACCTCGTCAAAAGCATGGAAAAGATACCGTACGAACTGCAGAATACGGCCGCATCGCTCGACGAGCTTTGCAGCATCATTTCCCGGTTCATCGACGAACTATCTGTTCCCCGCGAAAAGATCATGGGCATGGGCGTGAACCTCACCGGCCGCATCAACTACGCCACCGGTTACAGTTACAGCTTCTTCCATTTCAACGAAGAGCCCCTCAGCAAGGTGATCGAGTCGAAAGTCGGCATCCGCACCTTCCTGGAAAACGACTCCCGCGCCATGGCCTACGGCGAATTCAGCAGCGGCACCGTCAACCAGGAAAAAAACGTCCTTTTCATCAACCTCGACCACGGCATCGGGCTCGGTATTCTCATCAACGGACAGCTCTACTACGGCAAATCCGGCTTTGCGGGAGAATTCGGGCACATCCCTTTTTTCAATAACGAACTGATCTGCCATTGCGGGAAGAAAGGTTGCCTGGAGACGGAAGCCTCCGGGCAGGCGCTCGTCCGGAATTTCCAGGCCAAACTGCGCGAAGGTTTCTCCACCGTAGTAATGCGCAAGCACAAGCAACCCGACCAGGTGACGCTGGACGATATCATCCAGGCCGCCAACAGCGACGACACCCTCGCCATCGAGCTCGTAGCCGAGATCGGGGAAAAACTGGGCAAAGGCATCGCCGTCCTCATCAACCTTTTCAACCCCGAGCTCGTGATCCTCGGCGGCAGCCTGAGCACCACGGGCGACATCATCCGGCTTCCCATCAAATCGGCCATCAATAAATATTCCCTCAGCCTCGTCAACAACGATACGCAGCTCATGCTGTCGCGCCTCGGCGAAAAAGCGGGCGTCATCGGCGCTTGCCTGTTGGTGCGCAACAAGTTATTATCCCTCGCCTGATCCGATTTTTCATCGCGCAATTCATAAAACGTTGTACATTTAACGGCCAACTTTTTGATTGAATATCTAGTGAGAATGCTATGAAATCCGAACAGAACACCATGCCCTATTATGTTCTCGATGTTTTTACCAATGAACGTTTTAAAGGCAATCCCTTACCCGTGGTGGTAACCGGCAAACCGCTGGAAACCTCGCTTTACCAACAAATCTCCCGCGAATTCGGCTACCTCGAAACTTCTTTCATGCACTATTCGAAAGAAGACAAGGCCCTCCGCGTCCGCTCCTTCACCCGCAACGGCCGCGAAATTTCCGGCGCGGGGCATAACCTGCTGGGCGCCGTTTGCCTCGCCGTGCTCAAAGACATGAACGTTTTCCGCGTACAGGAAGGCGTTCCGTCGGTCATCATGAAAGACCGGCGCATCCAGCTTAACATCGAAAACAACAGTAACGACCTCCCCTTCATCGGCATGCTGCAACAGGCACCCCGCTACGGCAACACCGTTCCCGCGGAAGACATCGCCGCCGCGCTGCACCTGGAACCGGAAGACGTGAAGCTGTTCGACTGGCACCCTACCGTTGTGACCACCGAAGTATCGCACCTCATGGTGCCCCTCCGCAATATCGACGCGCTCAACCGCGCCACGCCGAACACCGGCGCCCTGCACAACATCGCCACGGGATACGGGTTCCAGGGCTGTTACTGCTTCGTGATCACGGACAAGGACACGCCGCAGATCGCGCAGGCGCGATTTTTCCACCCGGCCGGCGGGGAAGACGCGGCTACGGGATCGGCCGCAGGGCCGCTGGGCGGCTTTCTTTTCCAGAAAGGGTACATCCACAAAGACAAGGAATACGCCATTTTACAGGGCGTGAAGCTCCAGCAACCCTCCATACTGCGATTCCGCTTCACCGGAGCGGGGATCTGGGTGAGCGGGGCGTCGACCATTGTAATGGAAGGTATTTTACACGTGTAGCTTTCTGCGTATCTTGCGCAGACATACATGAGCATCCCTACCATGGAAATGGAACTGTCAACCAAGATCGCACAACTGGAGCTGGTCAGCGAAGATCTCCCGGCCGTCATTATCATACATAATATTCTCACGCAAACGGTGGAGTACATGTCTCCCTGGGGCCAGCGGATCCTCCGCACCAACCTGCAGGAACTCAAAGACATGGGCATCGCCTATTTCCACCGGTTCTTCAATCCCGCGGAGATGGACGATTACGTGCCCCGCATCATGCAGATGATACAGGAAAACAAGGAGCGTGAATTCGTCTCTTTCTTCCACCAGGTGCGGCCTTCCGCAGCCGACGAATGGCAATGGTACCTCGGCGCCACGCGCATTTTCTTCCGCAACGCCGACGGGTTGCCCACGCATTGCATCACCTTCGCCCTGCCCGTAGAACAGGCGCATTACATCAACGCGAAAGTGAACCGGCTGCTGGAAGAAAATACTTTCCTGCGCGCCAACAAGCATATCTTCGGCGGGCTCACGCACCGCGAAAAGGAAGTGCTGACGCTCATGGGCCTGGGCCGTAATACCGCTGAAATGGCCACCCAGCTGAACATTTCGGAGAAAACGGTGTCTACCCATCGCCGCAATATCAAAAACAAACTGCACGCACAATCCAGCTACGACGTTACGCGGTTCGCGCAGGCGTTCGACCTCATTTAGGGTTTCCCCGGGAGCGGAGAATGTTTATATTGTGGAATGACTGCTTCCTTCATCCAGGTACTGCTGT
Proteins encoded in this region:
- a CDS encoding ROK family transcriptional regulator, coding for MGQPTFFEELNDENIGGVAYKNLNLKKKILAYFTQHNDATIADLARELNASTPKVTHLLNDLLQEGLVNDYGKIDSTGGRKPNIYGIAPDAGFFVGVEVKKFHINIGLLDFKRNLVKSMEKIPYELQNTAASLDELCSIISRFIDELSVPREKIMGMGVNLTGRINYATGYSYSFFHFNEEPLSKVIESKVGIRTFLENDSRAMAYGEFSSGTVNQEKNVLFINLDHGIGLGILINGQLYYGKSGFAGEFGHIPFFNNELICHCGKKGCLETEASGQALVRNFQAKLREGFSTVVMRKHKQPDQVTLDDIIQAANSDDTLAIELVAEIGEKLGKGIAVLINLFNPELVILGGSLSTTGDIIRLPIKSAINKYSLSLVNNDTQLMLSRLGEKAGVIGACLLVRNKLLSLA
- a CDS encoding FAD-dependent oxidoreductase; the encoded protein is MMNRFRKIARLSGWALLFPLFLQAQQQTDLLIVGGGASGTMAGIQAARMGVQTLIVEETTWLGGMLTSAGVAAIDGNHRMPSGLWGEFRKKLYDHYGGPDKVATGWVSNTLFEPHVGNTLLRQLAAAEKNLRIEFQTSFTAIRRANGRWTVTVRQGKKSREISARIVIDATELGDVMAAAGAKYSIGMDNRDITGEALAPPAANNIIQDLTYVVVLKDYGKGADKTIPKPAGYDPAPFRLCCGIADPASYDAPKNNCDMMMQYGRLPNGKYMINWPKHGNDYYLNIIEKTPAERTEALKAAKLHTLRFVYYLQTELGMKHLGIADDEFPTADKLPMIPYHRESRRVKGKALFTANHVAKPYDQALPLYRTGIAVGDYTIDHHHDKNTDAPQIDFVKMRVPSYNVPMGALVPEGVEGLIVAEKSIGVTNIVNGATRLQPVVMGIGQAAGALAAVALRNGTDPSVTDIRAVQQSLLDSKAYIMPFLDVPAESPHFAAIQRVGAAGVLRGSGVAFNWANQTWFYPAREVSAFELVEGLRPLFPELRTYWGASGDPLTVAALLEIFSKAGVSVTQQILADNWRQLALPGTPAPETVLHRGSAAVLVDHFLQPFNIPVDFSGKTR
- a CDS encoding helix-turn-helix transcriptional regulator yields the protein MSIPTMEMELSTKIAQLELVSEDLPAVIIIHNILTQTVEYMSPWGQRILRTNLQELKDMGIAYFHRFFNPAEMDDYVPRIMQMIQENKEREFVSFFHQVRPSAADEWQWYLGATRIFFRNADGLPTHCITFALPVEQAHYINAKVNRLLEENTFLRANKHIFGGLTHREKEVLTLMGLGRNTAEMATQLNISEKTVSTHRRNIKNKLHAQSSYDVTRFAQAFDLI
- a CDS encoding PhzF family phenazine biosynthesis protein; the encoded protein is MKSEQNTMPYYVLDVFTNERFKGNPLPVVVTGKPLETSLYQQISREFGYLETSFMHYSKEDKALRVRSFTRNGREISGAGHNLLGAVCLAVLKDMNVFRVQEGVPSVIMKDRRIQLNIENNSNDLPFIGMLQQAPRYGNTVPAEDIAAALHLEPEDVKLFDWHPTVVTTEVSHLMVPLRNIDALNRATPNTGALHNIATGYGFQGCYCFVITDKDTPQIAQARFFHPAGGEDAATGSAAGPLGGFLFQKGYIHKDKEYAILQGVKLQQPSILRFRFTGAGIWVSGASTIVMEGILHV